In Syntrophomonadaceae bacterium, a genomic segment contains:
- a CDS encoding rubredoxin, with the protein MAWKCGVCNFIWEGDSPPVNCPKCGAPAEKFVQLSHDEKALIERSRKSNSLHIELLAVLPRLLEIAEEGIKDDLDPRCVTLFKRLQSEARFLTASAKAELEGHMKKNKWG; encoded by the coding sequence ATGGCATGGAAATGCGGTGTATGTAATTTTATTTGGGAAGGGGACAGCCCGCCAGTAAATTGCCCAAAGTGTGGAGCGCCTGCAGAAAAGTTTGTCCAACTCAGCCATGATGAGAAGGCCCTGATTGAAAGATCCCGGAAGTCAAACTCGCTGCATATTGAGTTGCTTGCAGTTTTGCCCCGGCTTTTAGAAATTGCCGAGGAAGGCATTAAAGACGACCTGGACCCGCGCTGTGTTACCTTATTCAAGCGACTCCAGTCTGAAGCCAGGTTTTTAACTGCATCCGCCAAGGCTGAACTGGAAGGACACATGAAGAAAAACAAGTGGGGTTAA